The Acuticoccus sediminis genome has a window encoding:
- a CDS encoding MFS transporter, whose amino-acid sequence MTGEHRLDGATGVRPAAEKAALSLTVVSAATALVLIVFTIPLTTMSATSRMLAMGPSGEAWLLSAMPLGAATGLLGAAALGDDHGRRLVFLWGLGVMAAASVLGAVATTSLVLIVARIVQGLGGAAVMACGLGLVGRIYPEGRARATAAGVWAAGLGAGVAIGPILASCLTGLGGWTASYWANAILSAGLLVAGHVLLPPSEPRRPQPADWLGTILLMAGLAMFMAALTEMRFGIARPTVILLLAGGLAVLGAFAVVELRHPRPILELHLFRSPAFSGATIAAFASGAGVLALMSLVPTMMMRAMQATALDASLVLTAWSATSVVTALCARWLPETLTPRVLLVGGLIACGVAQMLLFGRSPDGSALLLLPGLFLAGAANGVLNAALGRQAVATVPADRVAMGSGANNTARYLGSAIGITVGAVLMAHGADVDGVDGLLSGWNEATLITTGFSLLGAITVAVARDG is encoded by the coding sequence ATGACCGGCGAACATCGTCTGGACGGAGCGACCGGTGTCCGCCCGGCGGCCGAGAAGGCCGCACTCAGCCTCACAGTGGTCTCCGCCGCGACGGCGCTGGTCCTCATCGTCTTCACCATCCCGCTGACGACGATGAGCGCCACATCGAGGATGCTCGCCATGGGGCCGAGCGGGGAAGCGTGGCTCCTCTCCGCCATGCCCCTCGGCGCGGCGACCGGCCTTCTCGGTGCGGCGGCGCTCGGCGACGACCATGGCCGGCGTCTGGTCTTCCTCTGGGGTCTTGGCGTGATGGCGGCCGCGTCCGTTCTGGGTGCCGTCGCGACAACGAGCCTGGTGCTCATCGTCGCGCGGATCGTGCAGGGGCTCGGCGGCGCGGCGGTGATGGCGTGCGGGCTCGGCCTCGTCGGCAGGATCTACCCGGAGGGGCGGGCGCGCGCGACCGCGGCGGGGGTCTGGGCCGCGGGTCTGGGCGCCGGCGTCGCGATCGGCCCGATCCTCGCGTCCTGCCTCACCGGTCTCGGCGGATGGACGGCGTCGTACTGGGCCAATGCCATCCTGTCGGCCGGCCTGCTCGTGGCCGGCCACGTCCTCCTGCCGCCGTCGGAGCCGCGACGGCCGCAGCCGGCGGACTGGCTCGGCACCATCCTGCTGATGGCGGGCCTCGCAATGTTCATGGCCGCGCTGACGGAGATGCGCTTCGGCATTGCCAGGCCGACGGTGATCCTGCTGCTGGCCGGCGGGCTTGCCGTCCTCGGCGCCTTCGCCGTGGTCGAGCTGAGGCATCCCCGGCCGATCCTCGAATTGCACTTGTTCCGGAGCCCCGCCTTTTCCGGCGCGACGATCGCGGCCTTCGCATCCGGGGCCGGTGTGCTGGCGCTGATGTCCCTCGTTCCGACGATGATGATGCGGGCGATGCAGGCGACGGCGCTCGACGCCTCGCTGGTCCTCACGGCGTGGTCGGCGACCAGCGTCGTCACGGCGCTCTGCGCGCGCTGGCTGCCGGAGACGCTGACGCCGCGCGTTCTCCTGGTCGGCGGTCTCATCGCCTGCGGGGTCGCCCAGATGCTGCTCTTCGGGAGGTCACCGGACGGTTCCGCGCTTCTGCTGCTTCCCGGCCTCTTCCTGGCCGGTGCGGCCAACGGGGTGCTCAACGCCGCGCTCGGCCGGCAGGCGGTCGCCACGGTGCCGGCGGACCGGGTCGCCATGGGTAGCGGGGCCAACAACACCGCGCGCTATCTCGGCTCGGCCATCGGCATCACGGTCGGCGCGGTCCTGATGGCGCACGGCGCGGACGTCGACGGCGTGGACGGGCTGCTCTCCGGGTGGAACGAGGCCACCCTGATCACCACGGGCTTCTCGCTACTGGGCGCGATCACCGTCGCCGTCGCCAGGGACGGATGA
- a CDS encoding cyclophilin-like fold protein has protein sequence MNIRIIIDGEVSTATLEDNAAARDFAALLPLDLTLKDYHGIEKVSPLPAKLSTRGTPDGIDPDVGDITLYAPWGNLAIFYRDFGYSRGLVRLGRITSGLERLQRQDSFSARIERAD, from the coding sequence ATGAACATCCGCATCATCATCGACGGCGAGGTTTCGACGGCAACGCTCGAAGACAATGCCGCGGCGCGGGACTTTGCTGCTCTCCTGCCCCTCGACCTCACCCTGAAGGACTACCACGGCATCGAGAAGGTCTCGCCCCTTCCGGCCAAACTCTCGACGCGAGGCACGCCGGACGGGATCGACCCCGACGTCGGTGACATCACGCTCTACGCCCCGTGGGGAAACCTTGCGATCTTCTACCGTGACTTCGGCTATTCGCGGGGCCTCGTGCGCTTGGGGCGCATCACCTCCGGCCTCGAACGCCTGCAGCGGCAGGACAGCTTCAGCGCCCGGATCGAGAGGGCCGACTGA
- a CDS encoding DUF6152 family protein, translating to MRRLIKTAAVLAVTAAAFAAAGTASRVSAHHGWSSFDTRAAYYVRGTVTYVRWGNPHSEVTIRVDAAELPEGFRERPLPPGGNEANGAPTLASARPYEGEQQELHLVLAGPGWMARWGMDRPLANGETIEVLGFLGSADAEEMRPVMFWLEDGQGVWQQLTALPARPEPAPSN from the coding sequence ATGCGCAGGCTCATCAAGACGGCAGCCGTATTGGCGGTGACTGCGGCGGCATTCGCCGCGGCCGGAACGGCCTCACGTGTTTCAGCGCATCATGGCTGGAGTTCTTTCGACACGCGCGCGGCTTACTACGTCCGCGGCACCGTCACTTACGTGCGCTGGGGCAACCCTCACTCGGAGGTGACGATCCGCGTCGACGCGGCGGAGCTGCCGGAGGGTTTCAGGGAGCGGCCGCTGCCGCCGGGCGGCAACGAGGCCAACGGAGCGCCGACGCTGGCATCCGCCCGGCCCTATGAAGGCGAGCAGCAGGAACTGCATCTCGTCCTCGCCGGGCCCGGCTGGATGGCGCGGTGGGGCATGGACCGCCCGCTCGCCAATGGCGAGACGATCGAAGTGCTGGGCTTCCTCGGCAGCGCCGACGCCGAGGAGATGCGACCGGTGATGTTCTGGCTCGAGGACGGGCAGGGGGTGTGGCAGCAGCTCACCGCGCTGCCGGCACGCCCCGAGCCGGCGCCCTCGAACTGA
- a CDS encoding amidohydrolase family protein, whose product MAEHFDALLRGGHVVDPKNGIDQVMDVAVQDGRIARVEPTIRGTATMEHDVSGKVVMPGIVDMHVHLSEWMGGPIGHRMLALAGVTTALDMAGPIEGMVSSTAKHGVGLSVGCISYVRPGHTVGSASPSPGEVEDYLAVALKGGAIGLKLLGGHFPLTQDGSAAVIATCGAHGAYVAFHAGTLETPNPSVATMEEACLLADGNPLHMPHVNSYCRGFEKPGVIEGQEAIEVLARYPAIWSESYLAPFNGFPGSCSNGVPESNAARRVLTAGGYAHTQDGVEQAITDGWIHVQADVGGVVGLVTGADGVAVWKAAGTMVGVSCMVNGPEPRIHLVTARSKDGRFGIDALATDGGGLPRNDIVERGLPLVRMNALTLADFAIKASLTPAHILGLADKGHLAPGADGDITVLDMDRLTPVLTYAGGRRLMEDGTVYPGPSRFFTTPAGRDTIAAAGLDPIVVAPGTMLPARAAA is encoded by the coding sequence ATGGCCGAGCATTTTGATGCGCTGCTGCGCGGCGGACACGTCGTCGACCCGAAGAACGGGATCGACCAGGTGATGGACGTGGCGGTGCAGGACGGACGCATTGCTCGTGTGGAGCCGACGATCCGGGGCACCGCCACCATGGAGCATGACGTGTCCGGCAAGGTCGTCATGCCCGGCATCGTCGACATGCACGTCCACCTCTCGGAGTGGATGGGCGGGCCCATCGGCCACAGGATGCTTGCCCTCGCCGGCGTCACCACCGCGCTCGACATGGCCGGCCCCATCGAGGGGATGGTGTCCTCGACGGCGAAGCACGGCGTCGGCCTCAGCGTCGGCTGCATCAGCTACGTGCGTCCCGGCCACACGGTCGGCTCGGCGAGCCCGTCGCCCGGCGAGGTGGAGGACTATCTGGCCGTCGCGCTCAAGGGCGGCGCGATCGGCCTGAAGCTCCTCGGCGGACACTTCCCGCTGACGCAGGACGGCTCGGCGGCCGTCATCGCCACCTGCGGCGCGCACGGGGCCTATGTCGCCTTCCACGCCGGGACGCTCGAGACGCCGAACCCCTCCGTCGCCACCATGGAGGAGGCGTGCCTCCTCGCGGACGGCAACCCCCTCCACATGCCCCACGTCAACAGCTATTGCCGCGGCTTCGAGAAGCCCGGGGTCATCGAGGGCCAGGAGGCGATCGAGGTCCTGGCGCGCTATCCGGCGATCTGGTCCGAATCCTACCTCGCCCCGTTCAACGGCTTTCCGGGAAGCTGCTCCAACGGTGTCCCGGAGAGCAACGCCGCCCGCCGCGTCCTCACCGCAGGCGGCTACGCGCACACGCAGGACGGTGTGGAACAGGCGATCACGGACGGCTGGATCCACGTGCAGGCCGACGTCGGCGGGGTCGTCGGCCTCGTCACCGGCGCGGACGGCGTCGCTGTCTGGAAGGCCGCCGGCACCATGGTCGGCGTCAGCTGCATGGTGAACGGACCGGAGCCGCGCATTCATCTCGTCACGGCCAGGTCGAAGGACGGCCGGTTCGGGATCGACGCGCTGGCGACGGACGGCGGCGGCCTCCCCCGCAACGATATCGTCGAGCGGGGCCTGCCCCTCGTGCGCATGAACGCGCTGACGCTCGCCGACTTTGCCATCAAGGCGAGCCTCACGCCGGCCCACATCCTGGGCCTCGCCGACAAGGGCCATCTGGCGCCGGGCGCGGACGGCGACATCACGGTTCTGGACATGGACCGCCTGACGCCCGTCCTCACCTACGCGGGCGGCCGGCGGCTGATGGAGGACGGCACGGTCTATCCCGGCCCCAGCCGCTTCTTCACGACCCCCGCCGGCCGCGACACCATCGCCGCGGCCGGCCTCGACCCCATCGTCGTCGCCCCCGGCACGATGCTCCCGGCCCGCGCCGCCGCGTAG
- a CDS encoding aldo/keto reductase produces MVLDETYTLPNGVDIPKLGLGTWMIDDGVVAKAVRAAVEIGYRHIDTAQAYGNERGVGEAVRGCGVPRESLFVTTKLDAGIKTHEAAKSSIDGSLKTLGLDHIDLMIIHSPQPWSDFGGEDRYFDGNLEAWRALEEAYAAGKIRAIGVSNFQQADLDNLIDNAATRPMINQILAHVSNTPFDLIDYTRSKGMLVEAYSPVGHGKILGNTDIAAMAAKYGVSVPQLCIRYCLELGLLPLPKTANPDHMRSNAAVDFDISDADMDVLRSAEPIKDYGDASVFPVYGGRM; encoded by the coding sequence ATGGTCCTGGACGAAACCTACACCCTGCCGAACGGTGTCGACATTCCGAAGCTCGGCCTGGGCACCTGGATGATCGATGACGGCGTCGTCGCGAAAGCGGTCCGCGCCGCCGTCGAGATCGGATACCGCCACATCGACACGGCGCAGGCCTACGGCAACGAGCGGGGCGTCGGCGAGGCGGTCCGCGGCTGCGGCGTCCCGCGCGAGTCGCTCTTCGTGACGACCAAGCTCGACGCCGGCATCAAGACCCACGAGGCGGCGAAGTCGTCGATCGACGGGTCGCTGAAGACCCTCGGCCTCGACCACATCGACCTGATGATCATCCACAGCCCGCAGCCGTGGTCCGATTTCGGCGGCGAGGATCGCTATTTCGACGGCAATCTGGAGGCCTGGCGGGCGCTCGAAGAGGCGTACGCGGCCGGCAAGATCCGCGCCATCGGCGTGTCGAACTTCCAGCAGGCCGACCTCGACAACCTGATCGACAACGCGGCCACCAGGCCGATGATCAACCAGATCCTCGCGCATGTCAGCAACACGCCGTTCGACCTGATCGACTACACCAGGAGCAAGGGCATGCTGGTCGAGGCGTACTCGCCGGTTGGCCACGGGAAGATCCTCGGCAACACCGATATCGCCGCGATGGCCGCGAAGTACGGCGTGAGCGTCCCGCAGCTTTGTATCCGCTACTGCCTCGAGCTCGGCCTGCTGCCGCTGCCCAAGACGGCGAACCCGGACCACATGCGCAGCAACGCCGCCGTCGACTTCGACATCTCCGACGCGGACATGGACGTGCTCAGGAGCGCCGAGCCCATCAAGGACTACGGCGATGCGAGCGTCTTCCCGGTCTACGGGGGCAGGATGTAG